From a single Notolabrus celidotus isolate fNotCel1 chromosome 7, fNotCel1.pri, whole genome shotgun sequence genomic region:
- the LOC117815345 gene encoding E3 ubiquitin-protein ligase TRIM21-like, which produces MAAANYQRPEDQFLCSICLDVFTHPVTIPCGHNFCKDCISEHWSTKDQCLCPMCKKVFSSKPDLHVNTFISEMVAQFRDKAQQEASSSSSEQLESKPGEVLCDVCTGTKLKALKSCLDCLVSYCETHLEPHLTAPRLKRHQLIDAVENLEDRMCPKHDKPLELFCKTDQTCVCMLCSVLDHKTHEFVPLGEVYEDKKAELEETDAEIQEMIQNRRVKIQEIKLSADLGKRDADREMAEGVRVFTALKESVERGQAELMDSIKEKQKTAEQQDQDFIHQLEEEISELKKRSSEVKQLSGSEDHLHLLQRVQSLNINHPPPTKDWTEVHVRPPSYGGTVVRAAAQLEETLREEMKKLLQAELKRVQQYAEDVTLDPDTANPTLILSDDGKQVHHSDGWKNLPDNPKRFRPRIYVLGKQSFSSGRFYFEVQVKGKTKWTLGVVRESINRKGLITVRPEDGFWCIRLRNGKEYKACDEPPVLLSLRSDPEKVGVFVDYEDGLVSFYDVDSAALIYSFTGCSYTDKLLPFFGPSLNDEGTNSAPLIITPVSAQ; this is translated from the coding sequence ATGGCTGCTGCAAACTACCAGAGACCTGAGGACCAGTTCCTGtgctccatctgtctggatGTGTTCACTCATCCTGTCACCATACCATGTGGACACAACTTCTGCAAAGACTGCATCTCTGAACACTGGAGTACCAAAGACCAGTGCCTGTGTCCCATGTGTAAGAAGGTTTTCAGCTCAAAGCCCGATCTGCACGTCAACACCTTCATCTCTGAGATGGTCGCTCAGTTCAGAGACAAAGCTCAGCaggaagccagcagcagcagctcagagcaaCTAGAGTCCAAACCAGGAGAAGTCCTCTGTGACGTCTGCACTGGGACCAAACTGAAGGCCCTGAAGTCCTGCTTAGACTGTCTGGTGTCCTACTGTGAGACTCACCTGGAGCCTCACCTGACAGCTCCACGTCTGAAAAGACACCAGCTGATCGACGCCGTGGAGAACCTGGAGGACAGGATGTGTCCGAAGCACGATAAACCTCTGGAGCTGTTCTGTAAGACCGATCAGACGTGTGTCTGCatgctctgctctgttttagACCACAAGACCCACGAGTTTGTTCCTCTGGGAGAAGTATATGAAGACAAGAAGGCCGAGCTGGAGGAGACGGACGCTGAAATCCAGGAGATGATCCAGAACAGACGAGTGAAGATTCAGGAGATCAAACTCTCAGCCGACCTCGGTAAGAGAGacgcagacagagagatggcagAAGGTGTTCGAGTCTTCACCGCTCTGAAGGAGTCTGTTGAGAGAGGCCAGGCCGAGCTCATGGACTCCatcaaagagaagcagaaaacagCAGAGCAACAGGACCAAGACTTCATCCACCAGCTGGAAGAGGAGATCTCTGAGCTGAAGAAGAGAAGCTCTGAAGTGAAGCAGCTCTCAGGCTCTGAAGACCACCTCCATCTTCTCCAGAGAGTCCAGTCCCTGAACATCAACCACCCACCACCAACCAAAGACTGGACAGAGGTTCATGTCCGTCCACCTTCATATGGGGGGACTGTGGTGAGAGCTGCTGCTCAGCTGGAGGAAACTctcagagaggagatgaagaagctGCTTCAAGCTGAGCTGAAGAGAGTCCAGCAGTACGCAGAGGATGTGACTCTTGATCCTGATACAGCTAATCCTACTCTCATCCTGTCTGATGATGGGAAACAAGTTCATCACAGTGATGGCTGGAAGAATCTCCCAGACAACCCAAAGAGGTTTCGTCCTCGTATTTATGTTCTAGGAAAGCAGAGTTTCTCTTCAGGCAGATTTTACTTCGAGGTTCAGGTTAAAGGAAAAACTAAATGGACTTTAGGAGTGGTCAGAGAGTCGATCAACAGGAAGGGACTGATCACAGTGAGGCCTGAGGATGGTTTCTGGTGTATACGTTTGAGAAATGGAAAAGAGTATAAAGCTTGTGATGAGCCTCCAgtccttctctctctgaggtCTGATCCTGAGAAGGTGGGGGTGTTTGTGGATTATGAGGACGGTCTGGTCTCCTTTTATGATGTAGACTCTGCAGCTCTTATCTACTCCTTCACTGGCTGCTCCTACACTGACAAACTCCTCCCATTCTTCGGTCCTTCTCTTAATGATGAAGGTACAAACTCCGCCCCTCTGATCATCACTCCTGTCAGTGCTCAAtaa